The following proteins are encoded in a genomic region of Gemmatimonadaceae bacterium:
- the bchJ gene encoding bacteriochlorophyll 4-vinyl reductase: protein MSATALPGHGAPARIGPNTIIQVAGVLRDRLSQSFAEAVLREGTPYTLDTMPHDMVDEREALGMVRVLVRRVGATAAVSVLREAGYRTADYLLANRIPSVAQWIIRAAPRRIGLKILLKAMSANAWTFAGSGTFRVIAAARTPELVFESCLMCRDMHEDQPMCDFYAGTFERLIRVLVADEVRVSEVECMAQGGARCRFQLHNL, encoded by the coding sequence ATGTCCGCCACGGCACTCCCCGGGCACGGCGCCCCGGCCCGCATCGGCCCGAACACCATCATCCAGGTGGCGGGCGTGCTGCGGGACCGGCTCAGCCAGTCATTCGCCGAGGCCGTGCTGCGGGAGGGGACGCCCTACACCCTCGACACCATGCCCCACGACATGGTCGACGAGCGTGAGGCGCTGGGGATGGTCCGGGTCCTCGTCCGCCGCGTCGGGGCCACGGCCGCGGTTTCCGTCCTGCGTGAGGCAGGCTATCGTACTGCCGACTACCTGCTGGCGAACCGGATCCCCTCCGTCGCACAGTGGATCATCCGGGCGGCACCGCGTCGCATCGGCCTGAAGATCCTGCTCAAGGCGATGTCGGCCAACGCCTGGACCTTCGCCGGCAGCGGGACGTTCCGGGTGATCGCCGCCGCCCGGACCCCCGAACTGGTCTTCGAGTCATGCCTCATGTGCCGCGACATGCACGAGGATCAACCCATGTGTGACTTCTACGCCGGCACCTTCGAGCGGCTGATCCGCGTCCTCGTGGCGGACGAGGTCCGCGTGTCGGAAGTGGAGTGCATGGCGCAGGGCGGCGCACGCTGCCGGTTCCAGCTCCACAACCTGTGA
- the hemJ gene encoding protoporphyrinogen oxidase HemJ, producing the protein MTGQGYLWLKAWHVIAVIAWYAGLFYIFRLYVYHVQKRDDPTVTATLEVMERRLIRAIMNPAMVIAIGLGIAMLVVNPSLMRMPWMHAKLGAVVFLLGYHGLASWVRKRFAEGKYVLSEVQCRFINEVPTLLLFVIVIAVIVRP; encoded by the coding sequence GTGACGGGGCAGGGCTACCTCTGGCTCAAGGCCTGGCACGTCATCGCCGTCATCGCCTGGTACGCCGGCCTGTTCTACATCTTCCGGCTGTACGTCTACCACGTGCAGAAACGGGACGATCCCACCGTGACCGCCACCCTCGAGGTCATGGAGCGCCGGCTCATCCGGGCGATCATGAACCCGGCGATGGTGATCGCGATCGGACTCGGGATCGCGATGCTGGTCGTGAATCCGTCGCTGATGCGCATGCCGTGGATGCACGCCAAGCTCGGAGCAGTGGTGTTCCTGCTGGGCTACCACGGCCTGGCGTCGTGGGTGCGCAAGCGCTTCGCGGAAGGGAAGTACGTCCTCAGCGAAGTGCAGTGCCGCTTCATCAACGAGGTCCCGACGCTGCTGCTGTTCGTGATCGTGATCGCGGTGATCGTCCGCCCCTGA
- a CDS encoding GNAT family N-acetyltransferase, whose protein sequence is MDALVALARRLERAQAAQNDRLTRAAGGQSMPLGGGFAHCRGEGHPLNQALGLVAPVREDELAAVEAVLGAGGFPVVLEVSPAADASLWPLLAARGYRVHQFQQLLSRPLDSTTPQPPAVDVRPVPVDQADLFNRLVFAGFTDNDTWRESPSPFAMPLDVDGISAVMAFVDGEPVAGGVLGMVDGVALLSGDAVLPAARGRGLQKALIAARLHTARTAGCDIACASTAPSTASQRSFESCGFRVTYPKLEMARGGD, encoded by the coding sequence ATGGACGCACTCGTTGCACTCGCCCGTCGCCTCGAGCGCGCGCAGGCGGCGCAGAATGACCGCCTGACCCGTGCCGCAGGCGGACAGAGCATGCCGCTGGGCGGCGGCTTCGCGCACTGTCGCGGCGAGGGGCATCCGCTCAACCAGGCGCTCGGCCTGGTGGCCCCGGTCCGCGAGGATGAACTGGCGGCGGTGGAGGCGGTGCTGGGGGCCGGCGGCTTCCCGGTGGTGCTCGAGGTCAGCCCCGCCGCCGACGCATCGCTCTGGCCCCTGCTCGCCGCTCGCGGGTATCGCGTCCACCAGTTCCAGCAACTCCTCTCCCGTCCGCTCGATTCCACGACGCCGCAGCCGCCGGCAGTGGACGTGCGCCCGGTCCCCGTCGACCAGGCCGACCTCTTCAACCGGCTGGTCTTCGCCGGCTTCACCGACAACGACACGTGGCGGGAGTCCCCATCGCCGTTCGCCATGCCGCTCGATGTCGATGGCATCTCGGCCGTGATGGCCTTCGTGGACGGGGAACCGGTCGCGGGTGGGGTGCTCGGTATGGTCGATGGGGTCGCGCTGCTCTCGGGCGACGCCGTGCTCCCGGCCGCGCGCGGGCGCGGGCTCCAGAAGGCGCTGATCGCGGCGCGATTGCACACGGCCAGGACCGCCGGCTGTGACATCGCCTGCGCCAGCACGGCACCGTCCACGGCCAGCCAGCGCTCGTTCGAGTCGTGCGGATTTCGCGTGACCTACCCCAAGCTCGAGATGGCGCGGGGCGGTGACTGA
- a CDS encoding GNAT family N-acetyltransferase has protein sequence MTDAVAAPIARITFRALALDDLPMLQAWVRRPHVAEWWDDDTSLEALREYYGPSIAGEEPGRQFIAMLDGEPIGFIQHYRAVDCHADGWWLAENDPGVFGIDQFLAESGRLGQGLGTAMISAFVRTILCGPGVTRIQVDPDPRNARAIRCYAKVGFREQAVVRTPDGDAQMMYLDPQRAQPST, from the coding sequence GTGACTGACGCCGTTGCCGCGCCGATCGCCCGGATCACCTTCCGCGCCCTCGCGCTCGACGACCTCCCCATGCTGCAGGCGTGGGTCCGCCGGCCGCACGTCGCGGAGTGGTGGGATGACGACACCTCGCTGGAGGCCTTGCGGGAGTACTACGGGCCGTCGATCGCCGGTGAGGAGCCCGGCCGCCAGTTCATCGCGATGCTGGACGGCGAGCCGATCGGCTTCATCCAGCACTACCGGGCCGTCGACTGTCACGCTGACGGCTGGTGGCTCGCGGAGAACGACCCGGGTGTGTTCGGGATCGACCAGTTCCTCGCGGAGTCCGGCAGGCTCGGTCAGGGCCTTGGCACCGCCATGATCTCTGCCTTCGTGCGGACGATACTCTGTGGGCCTGGCGTCACCCGCATCCAGGTCGACCCCGATCCGCGCAACGCGCGTGCGATCCGGTGCTACGCGAAGGTCGGATTCAGGGAACAGGCGGTTGTCCGCACGCCGGACGGCGACGCACAGATGATGTATCTCGATCCACAGCGGGCTCAACCTTCCACCTGA
- a CDS encoding CZB domain-containing protein codes for MDLNSAITAHAQWRTRFRAAIICGDQLDVASIAKDNSCALGKWLHGDARTLYAGQTAFGLLLTQHAQFHAEAAKVAAAINAKQFEQASALLDPPSGFATASVKVEAAIRRLQETAKV; via the coding sequence GTGGACCTGAACAGTGCGATCACGGCTCATGCACAATGGCGTACACGGTTTCGCGCGGCGATCATCTGCGGTGACCAGCTCGACGTGGCATCGATTGCCAAGGACAACAGCTGCGCGCTGGGCAAGTGGCTGCATGGCGATGCGCGCACACTCTACGCCGGACAGACCGCCTTCGGGCTGCTGCTGACGCAGCACGCACAGTTCCACGCGGAGGCCGCGAAGGTGGCGGCTGCGATCAACGCGAAGCAGTTCGAGCAGGCGAGCGCACTGCTCGACCCGCCGTCCGGGTTCGCGACGGCCAGCGTGAAGGTGGAGGCTGCGATCCGCAGGCTGCAGGAGACGGCGAAGGTCTGA
- a CDS encoding GNAT family N-acetyltransferase, whose protein sequence is MHDDRYLFTSARTGLRELVPSDADFIRALLNEPSFLRFIGDRQVRTTAEAEHFTETRYRQAYRDHGYGLWLVERRADHAVMGLCGFVRRDALPHADLGFAFLPAYEGQGYAFEATQASLAYGAATLGLTQVLAIVQPDNARSIRLLERLGFVADGSVTMPGDTQPVRLYRTG, encoded by the coding sequence ATGCACGACGACCGCTACCTGTTCACGAGTGCGCGCACCGGCCTGCGCGAACTCGTGCCGTCGGATGCCGACTTCATCCGTGCGCTGCTGAACGAGCCGTCGTTCCTGCGCTTCATCGGCGACCGCCAGGTGCGGACGACGGCGGAGGCGGAGCACTTCACCGAGACGCGCTACCGTCAGGCGTACCGTGACCACGGGTACGGCCTGTGGCTCGTGGAGCGCCGTGCCGATCACGCGGTGATGGGGCTGTGCGGGTTCGTCCGCCGCGATGCGCTGCCGCACGCGGACCTGGGCTTCGCGTTCCTGCCCGCCTACGAGGGCCAGGGGTATGCCTTCGAGGCCACGCAGGCGTCACTCGCTTACGGTGCGGCGACACTCGGGCTCACGCAGGTGCTCGCGATCGTGCAACCCGACAACGCGCGCTCGATCCGCCTGCTCGAGCGCCTGGGCTTCGTCGCCGACGGCAGCGTGACGATGCCGGGAGACACACAGCCGGTCCGGCTCTACCGGACCGGCTGA
- a CDS encoding O-acetylhomoserine aminocarboxypropyltransferase/cysteine synthase, protein MTTHAAGSPPAPLGLGTRAVHTGQEHADTATNARAVPIYATTSYVFDDPKHAADLFGLRTFGNIYSRIMNPTNDVFERRIAALEGGVAAVATASGQAAQTLALLNLAQAGDEIVASTSLYGGTYALLAHTLPRLGITTVFVDPARGPQAFANAITDRTRAVYVETIGNPRLDVPDFEALAAVAHAAGVPLVVDNTFGTPILCRPIEHGADIVLHSATKWIGGHGTAIGGVVVDGGTFDWRKAPRFAALYATPEPAYHGLVFGDAFAAVDLGNGPVNAAFALRLRVLLLRDIGAALSPFNSFLLLQGLETLHLRIERHAANALAVARHLEAHPAVAWVQYPGLASHATFALASRYLAGGFGGVLTFGVNAGEDATVEEQEAAARHVIGSLRLFSLLANVGDAKSLVIHPWSTTHEQLTEGERLAAGVTPDLIRLSVGIEDLRDLLADLDRALAAIPAPVLAAG, encoded by the coding sequence ATGACGACCCATGCTGCCGGTTCCCCCCCCGCACCCCTCGGCCTGGGCACGCGCGCCGTGCACACCGGCCAGGAGCACGCCGACACGGCCACCAACGCCCGCGCCGTGCCGATCTACGCCACCACGTCGTACGTGTTCGATGACCCGAAGCACGCGGCCGACCTCTTCGGGCTGCGCACCTTCGGCAACATCTACTCGCGCATCATGAACCCCACCAACGACGTGTTCGAGCGGCGCATCGCCGCACTCGAGGGCGGGGTGGCGGCGGTGGCCACCGCCAGCGGGCAGGCGGCCCAGACGCTCGCGCTGCTCAACCTGGCGCAGGCCGGCGACGAGATCGTGGCGTCCACGTCGCTGTACGGCGGCACCTACGCCCTGCTGGCGCACACGCTGCCGCGACTCGGCATCACCACCGTCTTCGTGGATCCGGCGCGCGGCCCGCAGGCCTTCGCGAATGCCATCACGGACCGCACCCGTGCGGTGTACGTGGAGACCATCGGCAACCCGAGGCTCGACGTGCCGGACTTCGAGGCGCTGGCCGCGGTCGCGCACGCCGCCGGCGTCCCGCTGGTGGTGGACAACACCTTCGGCACGCCGATCCTCTGCCGCCCCATCGAGCACGGCGCCGACATCGTCCTCCACTCGGCGACCAAGTGGATCGGTGGCCACGGCACGGCGATCGGCGGTGTCGTGGTGGATGGCGGCACCTTCGACTGGCGCAAGGCGCCGCGCTTTGCCGCGCTCTACGCCACGCCCGAACCGGCCTACCACGGCCTCGTCTTCGGCGACGCCTTCGCGGCGGTGGACCTCGGCAATGGTCCGGTGAATGCCGCCTTCGCGCTGCGGCTGCGCGTGCTCCTGCTGCGCGACATCGGCGCCGCACTCTCGCCGTTCAACTCGTTCCTGCTGCTGCAGGGACTGGAGACGCTGCACCTGCGCATCGAACGGCATGCCGCCAACGCGCTCGCGGTCGCTCGGCACCTCGAGGCCCACCCGGCCGTCGCGTGGGTGCAGTATCCTGGCCTCGCCTCGCACGCCACCTTCGCGCTCGCCTCGCGCTACCTCGCCGGCGGCTTCGGCGGTGTCCTCACCTTCGGCGTGAATGCGGGTGAGGACGCCACGGTCGAGGAGCAGGAAGCGGCCGCGCGCCACGTCATCGGCTCGCTGCGGCTCTTCTCGCTGCTCGCGAACGTCGGTGATGCGAAGAGCCTCGTCATCCACCCCTGGTCCACCACGCACGAGCAGCTCACGGAGGGTGAGCGGCTGGCCGCCGGTGTGACGCCGGACCTGATCCGACTCTCCGTCGGCATCGAGGACCTGCGCGACCTGCTCGCGGACCTCGACCGCGCCCTCGCGGCGATCCCCGCGCCGGTGCTCGCGGCAGGCTGA
- a CDS encoding sensor domain-containing diguanylate cyclase, which produces MSAPTHLPSSLGALTPSGATVSVAPPVSRRFLILGLLALGYFATALGGLAISRQAGNVATLWPPNGMLVAALMLTTRKRWGDVLLAGLLGSLAANIYNGNSVLAAGSITLANLAEALIAATIIRRRTGQRLLFQRSSDVVVLILASIVAAVVAGALSATSAMLLAHAPFTTIFIKWVLGDLLGLLVVMPIAIIVHDLVKHGPDIILAGRTQAEATLVMAAVVLVSVAVYSPQAPPVQFLVMPTVLLASYRLGPFGAAMSTTIVAVLGSVGTAAAAAAVASSPYEVTLKVFNFQLNLAVLFLTALPIGSAMAQRSQLEADLLDEKERADRYAADMAMLVNVDDLTGLSTRRHLLEELDRLAAAARRAEQPLTLAMIDIDHFKPINDQFGHAVGDAVLMAIGAACRSAVRSDDVIGRLGGEEFAMLMPLTDQESAFRIVDRLRESVAAIAIPVSDGRNVSVTISVGVATFVGQQIDRLLLDADRALYAAKEMGRNRIVVAERGVEVM; this is translated from the coding sequence GTGAGCGCTCCCACCCACCTTCCCTCCTCCCTTGGCGCGCTGACGCCGAGCGGCGCGACCGTGTCGGTGGCGCCGCCGGTGTCGCGGCGTTTCCTGATCCTCGGTCTGCTGGCGCTGGGCTACTTCGCCACGGCGCTTGGCGGCCTGGCGATCAGCCGGCAGGCAGGCAACGTGGCCACGCTCTGGCCGCCGAACGGCATGCTGGTGGCGGCGCTGATGCTCACCACGCGGAAGCGCTGGGGCGACGTGCTGCTGGCGGGCCTGCTCGGCAGCCTCGCGGCGAACATCTACAATGGCAACTCCGTGCTGGCGGCCGGTTCGATCACGCTCGCGAACCTCGCCGAGGCGCTCATCGCGGCGACGATCATCCGGCGGCGGACCGGCCAGCGGCTGCTCTTCCAGCGCTCGAGCGACGTGGTGGTGCTGATCCTCGCGTCGATCGTGGCGGCGGTGGTGGCGGGGGCGCTGAGTGCGACGTCGGCGATGCTGCTCGCACACGCGCCATTCACCACGATCTTCATCAAGTGGGTGCTGGGCGACCTGCTCGGGCTGCTGGTGGTGATGCCGATCGCGATCATCGTGCACGACCTCGTGAAGCATGGCCCGGACATCATCCTGGCGGGCCGGACGCAGGCCGAGGCGACGCTGGTGATGGCGGCGGTGGTGCTCGTGTCGGTGGCGGTGTACTCACCGCAGGCGCCACCGGTGCAGTTCCTGGTGATGCCGACGGTGCTGCTGGCGTCGTACCGCCTCGGCCCGTTCGGGGCGGCGATGTCCACCACCATCGTGGCGGTGCTCGGCTCGGTGGGCACGGCGGCGGCGGCGGCGGCGGTGGCGAGCTCCCCGTACGAGGTGACGCTGAAGGTCTTCAATTTCCAGCTCAACCTGGCCGTGCTCTTCCTGACGGCGCTGCCGATCGGGTCCGCGATGGCGCAGCGCTCGCAGCTGGAGGCGGACCTGCTGGACGAGAAGGAGCGGGCGGACCGGTATGCGGCGGACATGGCGATGCTGGTGAACGTGGACGACCTCACCGGGCTCTCGACGCGGCGGCACCTGCTGGAGGAGCTGGACCGGCTGGCGGCGGCGGCGAGGCGAGCTGAGCAGCCCTTGACGCTGGCGATGATAGATATTGACCACTTCAAGCCAATCAACGACCAATTCGGGCACGCGGTCGGGGATGCGGTGCTGATGGCGATCGGTGCCGCGTGCCGCTCGGCGGTGCGCTCGGATGACGTGATCGGCCGGCTGGGTGGCGAGGAGTTCGCGATGCTGATGCCGCTGACCGACCAGGAGTCGGCGTTCCGGATCGTGGACCGCCTGCGCGAGTCGGTGGCGGCGATCGCGATCCCGGTGAGCGACGGGCGGAACGTGTCGGTGACGATCAGCGTTGGCGTGGCAACGTTCGTGGGTCAGCAGATCGACCGGCTCCTGCTGGACGCCGACCGGGCGCTGTACGCCGCGAAGGAGATGGGCCGCAACCGCATCGTCGTGGCGGAGCGCGGCGTGGAGGTCATGTAA
- a CDS encoding amidohydrolase family protein, whose protein sequence is MHTARRAVALLLCALAGVRATAGAQAPPRVTMAVVGGRIIDGYGGPVIENGVILVAGDRIVRVGREGEVAVPAGATVIDANGHTVLPGLIDMHVHLHILGHGDYKRWDDLYGTKDATEVMPIAARQLLMAGVTTARDLGARLDDILSVKRRIASGEIPGPRLFVTGPFIQHAAYERYEEAFRWGVTGAEDARRKVTTLLDAGVDQIKLIDQDQMTDAEVAAVVETTHRRGRQVVAHAHRMEEIRVGLKHNVDDFEHTGLGTAPGYPEDILQALRQRNSALYWTPTISPLYTMYHTGSLFPERIDDPAWHEFMPEPMWREIRQSLDQIPHLGYYALFPSRIPLLPAKFAQLRQAGVRMMIGTDAGIPSMFHNDATWREMVKWVELGVSPMETIQSATLWPARFLRSEASFGVLAAGRMADIILVRGDPLTDMTVMRDVKVVIQSGRRVK, encoded by the coding sequence ATGCACACCGCACGCCGCGCCGTCGCACTGCTGCTCTGCGCGCTGGCCGGCGTGCGGGCCACCGCCGGAGCCCAGGCCCCACCGCGCGTCACCATGGCGGTGGTGGGCGGGCGGATCATCGATGGATACGGCGGTCCCGTGATCGAGAACGGCGTGATCCTCGTGGCCGGTGACCGCATCGTGCGCGTCGGGCGCGAGGGCGAGGTGGCGGTGCCGGCGGGCGCCACCGTCATCGACGCCAACGGGCACACCGTGCTGCCGGGCCTGATCGACATGCACGTGCACCTGCACATCCTCGGGCACGGTGACTACAAGCGGTGGGATGACCTGTACGGCACGAAGGACGCCACCGAGGTCATGCCCATCGCGGCGCGACAGCTCCTCATGGCCGGTGTCACCACCGCGCGCGACCTCGGTGCCCGGCTCGACGACATCCTCTCCGTCAAGCGCCGCATCGCCAGCGGAGAGATTCCGGGCCCGCGGCTGTTCGTCACCGGGCCATTCATCCAGCACGCCGCTTACGAGCGGTACGAGGAGGCCTTCCGCTGGGGGGTGACCGGTGCCGAGGACGCGCGCCGCAAGGTCACCACGCTGCTGGATGCCGGCGTGGACCAGATCAAGCTCATCGACCAGGACCAGATGACGGATGCCGAGGTGGCTGCCGTGGTCGAGACCACGCACCGGCGCGGTCGCCAGGTCGTGGCACATGCACACCGCATGGAGGAGATCCGCGTCGGGCTGAAGCACAACGTGGATGACTTCGAGCACACCGGGCTGGGCACCGCGCCAGGGTATCCCGAGGACATCCTGCAGGCGCTCCGCCAGCGGAACTCGGCGCTGTACTGGACGCCGACGATCTCGCCGCTGTACACGATGTACCACACCGGCAGCCTCTTCCCCGAGCGCATCGACGACCCGGCGTGGCACGAGTTCATGCCGGAACCGATGTGGCGCGAGATCCGGCAGTCGCTCGACCAGATCCCGCACCTCGGCTACTACGCCCTCTTCCCGTCCCGCATCCCGCTGCTGCCGGCGAAGTTCGCGCAGCTCCGCCAGGCAGGGGTGCGCATGATGATCGGCACCGACGCCGGCATCCCGAGCATGTTCCACAACGACGCCACCTGGCGCGAGATGGTGAAGTGGGTGGAGCTCGGCGTCAGCCCGATGGAGACCATCCAGAGTGCCACCCTCTGGCCCGCACGATTCCTGCGCAGCGAGGCGAGCTTCGGCGTGCTTGCCGCCGGCCGCATGGCGGACATCATCCTCGTCCGTGGCGATCCGCTGACAGACATGACGGTCATGCGCGACGTGAAGGTCGTGATCCAGTCCGGCAGGCGCGTCAAGTAG
- a CDS encoding peptidylprolyl isomerase has translation MWHLLLPLLAQVPVERPVLEAEHAREAGAVALVRATTSGTPRVRAMAARGLGRLENPVHRQALEPLLASPSPLVRAAAAGALAQMKVARDWAPALASERDATVRAAIYEAIGRGAPVPPNAESLLAGGLRESDLGARTGAARGLESLVRLNRRTVTPSAATLTALRAAFASTASEEFRIIALLVLNAARAQDTATAAAALADPSPQVRRLAIIGTRRFVQDPSPLVRVEAFRYATSCDTLAAGLRDTDDHVAITAGHALMERGCPSAALSAVAASGPNWRRRGNALVALARRDTAAVRRALPGTAGDTVWQARAYAAQAARAIGDSVTLDVLARDSNPNVAAAALRTADDAVRALRSDHAGLVLAGTARLAQAPDLAARLPRVVGAFNRLTGGGSMTMRDPREALLKLIGQVPDTSTNALLRDALYDRDPAIAAVAASILTARTGTAVAPGTTALPIPPIPPAHYIAGLAGAQARITMRGLGSMTLALLTSEAPVTVGVFAQLAEAGQYTGLTFHRIVPNFVVQGGSPGADEYDGRSREFMRDELGFARNARGTIGISTRGRDTGDGQLYFNLVDNVRLDRDYTVLARMVSGLDVMDRIQEGNVIERVEIIRRPR, from the coding sequence ATGTGGCATCTCCTCCTTCCCCTGCTCGCACAGGTCCCTGTGGAGCGCCCGGTCCTCGAGGCCGAACATGCACGCGAGGCCGGCGCCGTGGCGCTGGTGCGTGCCACCACCAGCGGCACGCCGCGCGTGCGGGCCATGGCGGCGCGCGGCCTGGGGCGGTTGGAGAACCCGGTGCACCGGCAGGCACTGGAGCCGTTGCTGGCCTCGCCGTCGCCCCTCGTGCGGGCCGCAGCGGCCGGTGCGCTGGCGCAGATGAAGGTGGCGCGCGACTGGGCGCCGGCACTCGCCAGCGAGCGCGATGCCACCGTGCGTGCGGCGATCTACGAGGCGATCGGGCGAGGGGCACCGGTGCCACCGAACGCCGAGTCGCTGCTGGCCGGCGGGCTGCGCGAGTCGGACCTGGGTGCTCGCACCGGTGCCGCGCGGGGACTGGAGTCGCTTGTCCGGCTGAACCGGCGCACCGTCACGCCGTCGGCGGCCACGCTGACCGCACTTCGGGCGGCGTTCGCGTCCACCGCCAGCGAGGAGTTTCGCATCATCGCGCTGCTGGTGCTGAACGCCGCGCGTGCCCAGGACACCGCAACCGCGGCAGCGGCGCTGGCGGACCCGAGCCCGCAGGTGCGTCGCCTCGCCATCATCGGCACGCGGCGGTTCGTGCAGGATCCGTCGCCGCTGGTGCGGGTCGAGGCCTTCCGGTACGCGACATCCTGCGACACGCTGGCTGCCGGCCTGCGCGACACCGATGACCATGTCGCCATCACCGCCGGCCATGCCCTGATGGAACGAGGGTGCCCGTCGGCAGCGCTGTCGGCGGTGGCCGCGTCAGGCCCGAACTGGCGGCGGCGCGGCAACGCGCTCGTGGCACTCGCGCGCCGCGACACGGCGGCGGTGCGTCGCGCACTGCCGGGCACGGCCGGCGACACGGTGTGGCAGGCGCGGGCGTATGCCGCACAGGCAGCCCGCGCGATCGGCGACAGCGTCACGCTGGACGTGCTCGCGCGCGACTCGAATCCCAACGTGGCGGCGGCGGCGCTGCGGACGGCCGACGACGCCGTGCGCGCACTCCGCAGCGATCATGCGGGGCTGGTCCTGGCCGGCACCGCGCGCCTGGCCCAGGCGCCTGATCTCGCCGCGCGGCTGCCGCGCGTCGTCGGCGCGTTCAACCGGCTCACCGGCGGCGGCAGCATGACTATGCGCGATCCGCGCGAGGCGCTGCTGAAGCTCATCGGCCAGGTCCCGGACACGTCGACGAACGCGCTGCTGCGCGACGCCCTGTACGACCGTGATCCGGCCATCGCGGCGGTCGCCGCGAGCATCCTCACCGCCCGCACGGGCACGGCAGTTGCGCCCGGCACCACGGCGCTGCCGATCCCGCCGATTCCTCCCGCGCACTACATCGCAGGCCTGGCCGGCGCGCAGGCACGGATCACCATGCGCGGCCTCGGCAGCATGACACTCGCGCTCCTGACCAGCGAGGCCCCGGTGACGGTCGGCGTGTTCGCCCAGCTGGCGGAGGCCGGCCAGTACACCGGGCTCACGTTCCACCGCATCGTCCCGAACTTCGTCGTGCAGGGCGGCAGCCCCGGCGCCGACGAGTACGATGGCCGCAGCCGCGAGTTCATGCGCGACGAGCTGGGGTTCGCGCGGAACGCGCGCGGCACCATCGGCATCTCGACCCGTGGCCGCGACACCGGCGACGGCCAGCTCTACTTCAACCTCGTGGACAACGTCCGCCTCGACCGCGACTACACGGTGCTGGCGCGCATGGTGTCGGGGCTGGACGTCATGGATCGCATCCAGGAGGGGAACGTGATCGAGCGCGTCGAGATCATCCGGCGACCGCGCTGA
- a CDS encoding glycerophosphodiester phosphodiesterase, whose translation MPSTLRSAVTALALLALPGAGTPSDPPTRAPLPVIIGHRGASGDRPEETLECYALAVAMGADYIEPDLVSTRDGILVARHENEIGGTTDVASKFPERRRLGRIDDDTVTGWWTEDFTLAELKTLRARERIPSRGHAYDGLYQVATFDEVLDLAVRLGRARGRPVGVYPETKHAAHFRRIGLPLEEKLVASLRRVGWDRRTAPVFIQSFEITSLLRLRPMTKARLVQLVNVTAHPPDSAGVTFAQMRTPAGLRRVRRYADGIGAAKELVLDAAADGSVGMPSTLVRDAHAAGLLVHIWTIRSDAPFLPAMWRGDEAAELRMFARLGVDGVFTDFPANAVKALRQ comes from the coding sequence ATGCCTTCGACACTCCGCTCCGCCGTCACAGCCCTGGCCCTGCTTGCGCTGCCCGGCGCCGGCACACCGTCCGACCCGCCCACGCGCGCGCCGCTGCCGGTGATCATCGGGCATCGCGGCGCCAGCGGCGACCGGCCCGAGGAGACGCTCGAGTGTTACGCCCTCGCGGTGGCGATGGGCGCCGACTACATCGAGCCGGACCTCGTGAGCACGCGGGATGGCATCCTGGTGGCGCGTCATGAGAACGAGATTGGCGGCACCACCGACGTGGCGTCGAAGTTCCCGGAGCGCCGTCGTCTGGGCCGCATCGACGACGACACCGTCACCGGCTGGTGGACGGAGGATTTCACGCTCGCCGAGTTGAAGACGCTCCGGGCACGCGAGCGGATCCCGTCGCGCGGGCATGCCTACGACGGCCTCTATCAGGTGGCGACCTTCGACGAGGTGCTCGACCTCGCCGTGCGGCTGGGACGCGCGCGCGGGCGGCCGGTCGGCGTCTACCCCGAGACGAAACACGCCGCACACTTCCGCCGCATCGGGCTGCCGCTGGAGGAGAAGCTGGTGGCGTCGCTGCGCCGTGTGGGCTGGGATCGCCGCACCGCACCGGTGTTCATCCAGAGCTTCGAGATCACGAGCCTGCTCCGCCTCAGGCCGATGACGAAGGCACGGCTGGTGCAACTCGTGAACGTGACCGCGCACCCGCCCGATTCCGCCGGGGTGACGTTCGCGCAGATGCGCACACCGGCCGGCCTGCGACGGGTGCGCCGGTACGCGGACGGCATCGGGGCCGCGAAGGAGCTGGTCCTCGACGCCGCGGCAGACGGGTCGGTCGGCATGCCCTCCACCCTGGTGCGCGATGCCCATGCGGCAGGGTTGCTGGTGCACATCTGGACGATCCGCAGCGACGCACCGTTCCTGCCGGCGATGTGGCGCGGCGACGAGGCGGCAGAGCTGCGGATGTTCGCGAGGCTGGGGGTGGATGGAGTATTCACGGACTTCCCGGCCAATGCGGTGAAGGCGCTGCGGCAGTAG